In Oscillatoria salina IIICB1, the following are encoded in one genomic region:
- a CDS encoding divergent PAP2 family protein, with product MQDFVKILDNQVLVVSILACLIAQFLKLVIELIRDGKVSLRYLVTTGGMPSAHSALVASLATGVGQTMGWSSPDFAIACLFAVIVMYDAAGVRQAAGKQARILNQIIDELFREHKQFNEDRLKELLGHTPFQVIVGLGLGIGISLLFGPTV from the coding sequence ATGCAGGATTTTGTCAAAATTCTAGACAATCAAGTGCTAGTGGTATCTATTCTAGCTTGTCTAATCGCTCAATTTTTGAAACTAGTCATTGAATTAATTAGAGATGGCAAGGTTAGTCTTCGCTATTTGGTAACTACGGGTGGTATGCCTAGCGCTCATTCGGCTTTGGTTGCTTCTTTAGCAACTGGGGTGGGACAAACAATGGGCTGGTCAAGTCCTGATTTTGCGATCGCCTGTCTGTTTGCTGTTATTGTTATGTATGATGCGGCGGGAGTTCGTCAAGCTGCCGGGAAACAAGCTCGCATTCTCAATCAAATTATTGATGAGTTATTCCGCGAACACAAGCAGTTTAATGAAGATCGTCTCAAGGAGTTACTCGGACATACTCCTTTTCAGGTAATTGTCGGCTTGGGTTTGGGTATTGGCATTTCTCTGTTATTCGGACCTACGGTTTAG
- the crtE gene encoding geranylgeranyl diphosphate synthase CrtE — MVKTDELPAPKGEAAVFNLKTYLAEQKQLVEEALERSLPLAYPEKIYEAMRYSLLAGGKRLRPILCLSTCTLMGGTVAMAMPTACALEMIHTMSLIHDDLPAMDNDDYRRGKLTNHKVYGEDVAILAGDGLLAYAFEYVATETKNVPPQRIVQVVARLGRAVSAAGLVGGQVVDLECEGNSEVSLDTLNYIHTHKTGALLETCVVSGAILAGAESSDLEKLSRYAQNIGLAFQIVDDILDITATQEQLGKTAGKDLVAKKATYPSLWGLESSKVQAKQLIEAANAELADYGKKAEPLRAIANFIMNRDR; from the coding sequence ATGGTCAAGACGGATGAACTACCTGCACCCAAAGGGGAAGCGGCGGTGTTCAATTTAAAAACTTATTTAGCAGAGCAAAAGCAGCTTGTCGAGGAGGCACTCGAGCGATCGCTGCCTTTAGCTTATCCTGAAAAAATCTATGAAGCGATGCGTTATTCGCTGTTGGCTGGAGGTAAGCGCTTGCGTCCCATTCTCTGCCTCTCTACCTGTACTTTGATGGGGGGGACGGTGGCAATGGCGATGCCGACAGCTTGCGCTTTGGAAATGATTCACACGATGTCGTTGATTCACGACGATCTCCCGGCAATGGATAACGATGACTATCGGCGGGGTAAGTTAACAAATCACAAGGTTTATGGCGAAGATGTCGCTATTTTGGCGGGCGATGGTTTGTTGGCTTATGCTTTTGAATATGTCGCGACAGAAACGAAAAATGTTCCGCCGCAACGAATTGTGCAAGTGGTTGCTAGATTAGGTCGTGCAGTTAGTGCGGCGGGATTAGTTGGCGGTCAGGTAGTAGATTTGGAATGTGAAGGTAATTCGGAGGTTTCTCTGGATACACTCAATTATATTCATACTCATAAGACTGGTGCTTTGTTAGAAACTTGTGTGGTTTCTGGGGCGATTTTGGCGGGGGCGGAAAGTTCAGATTTGGAGAAATTGTCGAGATATGCTCAGAATATCGGATTAGCTTTTCAAATTGTTGATGATATTTTAGATATCACTGCTACTCAGGAGCAGTTGGGTAAAACCGCAGGTAAGGATTTGGTGGCGAAAAAGGCTACTTATCCGAGTTTGTGGGGACTTGAGTCTTCAAAAGTCCAAGCCAAGCAGTTGATTGAAGCGGCTAATGCTGAGTTAGCTGATTATGGAAAAAAAGCTGAACCGTTGCGGGCGATCGCTAATTTCATTATGAACCGCGATCGCTAA
- a CDS encoding DJ-1/PfpI family protein has protein sequence MSKKILMLVGDFVEDYEVMVPFQALQMVGHTVHAVCPDKKAGDTVKTAIHDFEGDQTYTEKLGHNFQLNATFEEIQASDYDALVIPGGRAPEYIRLNEKVLAICRYFAEKDRPIASICHGLQVLAAADVLKGKSCTAYPACGPDVTRAGGLYTHIPADEAMVDGNLVTAPAWPAHPVWLAEFLKLL, from the coding sequence ATGAGTAAAAAAATTTTAATGCTCGTCGGTGATTTCGTGGAAGATTACGAAGTCATGGTTCCTTTCCAAGCTTTACAAATGGTTGGACATACAGTTCACGCTGTTTGTCCCGATAAAAAAGCCGGAGACACCGTGAAAACTGCAATCCACGACTTTGAAGGCGACCAAACTTATACCGAAAAACTCGGTCACAATTTCCAACTCAATGCTACTTTCGAGGAAATACAAGCTTCTGACTACGATGCTTTAGTAATTCCTGGCGGACGGGCGCCAGAGTATATTCGTTTAAACGAGAAAGTTTTGGCAATTTGTCGCTATTTTGCGGAAAAAGATCGACCCATTGCTTCTATTTGTCACGGTTTGCAGGTGTTAGCTGCGGCTGATGTTTTAAAAGGAAAAAGTTGTACTGCTTATCCGGCTTGCGGACCCGATGTTACTCGTGCAGGAGGATTATATACTCATATTCCTGCTGATGAAGCAATGGTTGATGGTAATTTAGTAACTGCCCCAGCTTGGCCGGCTCATCCTGTTTGGTTGGCTGAGTTTCTCAAACTATTGTAA